Proteins encoded within one genomic window of Chlorobaculum sp. MV4-Y:
- a CDS encoding phosphoenolpyruvate carboxylase has translation MITSTTSVVDFDKASLDFHYLLDCFIEVLENLGQEALARHIGGDSNTPIGEFNRAERAIQAWSIVFQLLNMAEENSAAQYRRRLESSEGVESLSGLWGEALRHLKSLGVTEAEIAAELPDIEVEPTLTAHPTEAKRRTVLEQHRELYLLLVKRENRMWTPAERDKIRTDIKVVLERLWRTGEILFQKPEVSAERQNVLHYLHTIFPDILPILDNRLEKAWAVAGFDPAITADPRNLPRLSFGSWVGGDRDGHPLVTAETTQETLQEMRSYAIELVRRQLERLASMLSLSGRFQSPSGAMKERMETLRHKLGEKGGRAFERNLHEPWRQFVNLMIAALPDGTTENEHYCYRRHTELLEDLELLMSSLTAIDATTIARGDVAPVYRIVQTFGFHLGRLDIRQNSRFHDLALSQLMMAAGLDGKGFPEWSEEARLEFLERELLSPRPFTHPDMHAGPEAETVLACYRVLFDHYRQFGPDGIGSLIVSMTRNVSDLLVIYLFAREVGLMVPHGDGDACPIPVVPLFETIDDLERSHDILSRFLAHPVTRRSITLQQEQHGRKKPVQQVMVGYSDSNKDGGIVASLWSLYRAEERLIKAGRKYGVDILFFHGRGGSISRGAGPTHRFIRAQPHGSLDAGLRVTEQGETISQKYANRISAAYNLELFLAGVAEARLDHRKEGYRPHPLEKAMDTLAHSSNKAYRQLIETDGLIDFFRQATPIDIIESSRIGSRPTRRTGRQSLEDLRAIPWVFSWNQARFAISGWYGAGSALEELRATDPETFEVMRKSDFSWAPFHYIINNIATSILSVDPWIMEQYAALVENKSIRENLLGMIQAEYLRTMRLLDLLYGGPLREKHFNVARFIETRQEGLNKLHRLQIDLLKSWRAAKASGNQEQADALLPELLLTVNAISSGLRTTG, from the coding sequence ATGATCACCTCTACGACCAGCGTCGTCGATTTCGACAAAGCCTCGCTCGATTTCCATTACCTGCTCGACTGCTTCATCGAGGTGCTGGAAAATCTTGGCCAGGAGGCGCTTGCCCGACACATCGGAGGTGACAGCAATACGCCTATAGGGGAGTTCAACCGCGCTGAACGCGCCATCCAGGCCTGGTCGATCGTCTTCCAGCTTTTGAACATGGCTGAGGAGAACTCTGCCGCCCAGTACCGCCGCCGCCTCGAATCGAGCGAAGGCGTTGAGTCGCTCAGCGGCCTCTGGGGCGAAGCGTTGCGCCACCTGAAAAGCCTCGGCGTCACCGAAGCCGAAATCGCAGCGGAGCTTCCCGATATCGAGGTCGAGCCAACCCTGACGGCCCACCCGACCGAGGCCAAGCGCCGCACCGTGCTCGAACAGCACCGCGAGCTGTATCTTCTGCTCGTCAAGCGCGAGAACCGCATGTGGACACCCGCCGAGCGCGACAAGATTCGCACCGACATCAAGGTAGTACTCGAGCGGCTCTGGCGCACCGGCGAAATTCTGTTCCAAAAACCCGAGGTGAGCGCTGAACGACAGAACGTGCTGCACTACCTGCACACCATATTCCCCGACATCCTGCCCATTCTCGACAACCGCCTCGAAAAGGCCTGGGCCGTCGCAGGATTCGACCCGGCGATCACAGCCGATCCGCGCAACCTGCCGCGCCTCAGCTTCGGAAGCTGGGTCGGCGGCGACCGCGACGGCCACCCGCTCGTCACCGCCGAAACCACGCAGGAGACGCTCCAGGAGATGCGAAGCTACGCCATCGAGCTTGTCCGCCGACAACTCGAACGGCTCGCCTCGATGCTCAGTCTTTCGGGCCGATTCCAGTCCCCTTCCGGCGCGATGAAGGAGCGCATGGAGACGCTGCGCCACAAACTCGGCGAAAAGGGGGGGCGCGCTTTCGAAAGAAACCTCCACGAGCCTTGGCGGCAGTTTGTCAACCTGATGATCGCTGCCCTGCCCGACGGAACAACGGAAAATGAGCACTATTGTTACCGCCGCCACACCGAGCTGCTCGAGGATCTTGAGCTACTGATGAGTTCGCTCACGGCCATCGACGCCACAACCATCGCGCGTGGCGACGTCGCCCCGGTCTATCGCATCGTGCAGACCTTCGGTTTCCACCTCGGACGGCTCGACATCCGCCAGAACAGCCGCTTCCACGACCTTGCCCTTTCGCAGCTCATGATGGCGGCGGGACTCGACGGCAAAGGATTTCCCGAATGGAGCGAAGAGGCCCGCCTCGAGTTCCTCGAACGCGAGCTGCTCTCGCCGCGCCCCTTCACCCACCCCGACATGCACGCCGGACCGGAAGCCGAAACCGTGCTCGCCTGTTACCGGGTGCTCTTCGACCACTACCGGCAGTTCGGCCCCGACGGCATCGGCTCCCTGATCGTCAGCATGACGCGCAACGTCTCAGACCTGCTCGTCATCTACCTCTTCGCCCGCGAGGTCGGCCTCATGGTGCCGCACGGCGACGGCGACGCCTGCCCGATTCCGGTGGTGCCGCTTTTTGAAACCATCGACGACCTCGAACGCAGCCACGACATTCTCAGCCGCTTCCTCGCCCATCCTGTCACACGCCGCAGCATAACGTTGCAGCAGGAACAGCACGGACGGAAAAAGCCGGTGCAGCAGGTGATGGTCGGTTACAGCGACAGCAACAAGGACGGCGGCATCGTCGCAAGCCTCTGGAGCCTCTACCGCGCCGAGGAACGTTTGATCAAGGCAGGACGAAAGTATGGCGTCGATATACTCTTCTTCCACGGACGCGGTGGCAGCATCAGTCGTGGCGCAGGGCCGACGCACCGCTTCATCCGGGCACAGCCGCACGGCTCGCTCGACGCCGGACTGCGCGTCACCGAGCAGGGTGAAACCATTTCGCAGAAGTACGCCAATCGCATCAGCGCGGCCTACAACCTCGAACTCTTCCTGGCCGGAGTCGCCGAAGCCCGGCTCGACCACCGCAAGGAGGGCTACCGCCCCCACCCGCTCGAAAAGGCGATGGACACGCTCGCCCACAGCAGCAACAAAGCCTACCGGCAACTCATCGAAACCGACGGACTGATCGATTTTTTCCGTCAGGCCACGCCGATCGACATCATCGAATCGAGTCGCATCGGCTCACGTCCCACGCGCCGCACCGGACGCCAGAGCCTCGAAGACCTCCGCGCGATACCGTGGGTCTTCAGCTGGAACCAGGCCCGTTTTGCCATCTCCGGATGGTACGGCGCCGGCTCGGCGCTCGAAGAGCTTCGCGCCACCGATCCCGAAACCTTCGAGGTGATGCGCAAAAGTGACTTCTCCTGGGCACCATTCCATTATATTATTAACAACATCGCCACGAGCATTCTCTCGGTCGATCCGTGGATCATGGAGCAGTACGCCGCGCTGGTCGAAAACAAAAGCATTCGCGAAAACCTGCTCGGCATGATTCAGGCGGAATATCTGCGCACGATGCGCCTGCTCGACCTGCTCTACGGCGGCCCGCTCAGGGAGAAGCACTTCAACGTCGCCCGCTTCATCGAAACCCGCCAAGAGGGCCTCAACAAGCTCCACCGCCTGCAAATCGACCTCCTTAAAAGCTGGCGAGCCGCCAAAGCCTCCGGCAACCAGGAGCAAGCCGACGCCCTGCTCCCCGAACTACTGCTCACGGTCAACGCAATTTCCAGCGGGCTGAGAACGACGGGGTAA
- a CDS encoding photosystem P840 reaction-center cytochrome c-551, with protein sequence MDNKSNGKLIALAVGGAVLMGALFFSVSFLTGYIPAPNHSALLTPLRSFMGWFLLIFCASIIIMGLGKMSGAISDKWFLSFPLSIFVIVMVMFFSLRVYWEKGRTTTVDGKYIRTTAELKEFLNKPAATSDVPPAPAGFDFAAAKTLTDTRCNKCHTLDSVADLFRTKYKKTGQVALIVKRMQGFPGSGISDEDAKNIEFWLYEKF encoded by the coding sequence ATGGACAACAAGTCAAACGGTAAGCTTATTGCTCTCGCAGTAGGCGGGGCTGTCTTAATGGGAGCTTTGTTTTTCTCGGTATCTTTCCTGACCGGCTACATTCCGGCACCGAATCACTCAGCCCTCCTCACTCCTTTGAGGTCGTTCATGGGTTGGTTTCTCCTCATTTTTTGCGCTTCCATCATTATCATGGGCCTCGGCAAGATGTCCGGTGCGATCAGCGACAAGTGGTTCCTGAGCTTTCCGCTGAGCATTTTCGTGATTGTCATGGTGATGTTTTTCAGCCTCAGGGTCTATTGGGAAAAAGGCCGCACTACCACTGTGGATGGCAAATACATTCGCACGACCGCTGAGCTGAAAGAGTTCCTCAACAAGCCTGCAGCGACGAGTGATGTTCCTCCGGCTCCGGCAGGATTCGATTTTGCGGCGGCCAAAACCCTGACCGATACGCGCTGCAACAAGTGTCATACGCTTGATTCCGTTGCAGACCTTTTCCGCACCAAGTACAAGAAGACCGGCCAGGTTGCGCTTATCGTCAAGCGTATGCAGGGTTTCCCCGGTTCTGGTATCAGCGACGAGGATGCAAAGAACATCGAGTTCTGGCTCTACGAGAAGTTCTGA
- the queF gene encoding preQ(1) synthase, translating into MKKEIIEVFDNTFPHRDYTIEIVNPEFTSVCPKTGLPDFGTITVNYVPDKSCIELKSLKYYFLEFRNAGIFYENITNRILDDLVDACKPRRMTVKTEWKARGGITETVTVNYSTSQH; encoded by the coding sequence ATGAAAAAAGAGATCATCGAAGTTTTCGACAACACCTTTCCCCACAGGGACTACACCATCGAGATCGTCAATCCCGAATTCACCTCGGTCTGCCCAAAGACCGGCCTGCCCGACTTCGGAACAATCACCGTGAATTACGTACCCGACAAGAGCTGCATCGAGCTCAAGTCCCTCAAGTACTACTTCCTCGAATTCCGCAACGCCGGCATCTTCTACGAGAACATCACCAACCGGATTCTCGACGACCTGGTCGACGCCTGCAAACCGAGAAGGATGACCGTCAAAACCGAGTGGAAAGCCAGAGGCGGCATCACCGAAACCGTCACCGTCAACTACAGCACCAGCCAGCATTAA
- a CDS encoding class I SAM-dependent methyltransferase: MPFERYTVPVFGRSDVAIEDELTRLRAELAAEYDLREVAHRFGESDFTFLSVLDSYALLDRIDPAAFVKDEQMPYWAEIWPAAVTLSRQIVETGELAGKAVLELGAGVGMASIAAAKTGARVLCTDYSTEALRFVAYNAMKNRVPLDTARLDWRMVKGAEKFDAVIAADVLYERVNLLPIVTAIDALLASGGAAYIADPRRRLADQFLELVHENGFEVAETRMFDAEGDQTVAVTIYKLQRLMA; the protein is encoded by the coding sequence ATGCCTTTTGAGAGATACACAGTGCCAGTGTTCGGGCGTTCGGACGTGGCCATTGAAGACGAACTGACCCGTTTGCGCGCGGAGCTTGCCGCTGAATACGATCTGCGGGAGGTTGCGCACCGCTTTGGTGAGAGCGATTTTACCTTCCTGAGTGTGCTCGACAGTTATGCGCTTCTTGACCGCATCGATCCTGCCGCATTTGTGAAGGACGAGCAGATGCCTTACTGGGCCGAAATCTGGCCAGCCGCGGTAACGCTCTCCCGCCAGATCGTCGAGACCGGAGAGCTTGCCGGCAAAGCGGTGCTTGAACTCGGAGCCGGGGTCGGTATGGCGAGCATCGCTGCCGCCAAAACCGGCGCGCGTGTGCTGTGCACCGATTACTCAACCGAGGCTTTGAGGTTCGTGGCCTACAATGCGATGAAGAATCGCGTGCCGCTCGATACCGCTCGCCTCGACTGGCGCATGGTCAAGGGTGCCGAGAAGTTCGATGCCGTCATCGCCGCCGACGTGCTCTACGAGCGCGTCAATCTGCTGCCCATCGTTACAGCCATCGATGCCCTGCTCGCCTCCGGCGGCGCGGCGTATATCGCCGATCCGCGGCGGCGGTTGGCAGACCAGTTTCTTGAACTGGTGCACGAGAATGGATTCGAAGTCGCTGAGACGCGCATGTTCGATGCCGAAGGCGACCAGACGGTGGCCGTGACGATCTACAAACTGCAACGGTTGATGGCATGA
- a CDS encoding DUF4905 domain-containing protein has product MNTEASENRPAQPVAGALWSWHGGHGALIWQLMFSSDAVMGIKRFPQERKATFFCLESFTGRMLRDDFVLTAGDENETPVGDGWMIGLETVHGSLLFCHAYQPGSPEHQGIWALDLLAGRVAWSRPDLTYTANLGDAFLAYRSIVFAGFPERDYYLLDPLTGGEIEHLGTAHERPNQLRDVAESEEARQRILLPGLAFDERGHVERIGLGASCVTVHHRIEIGAEGAAGWKATLAVTEGDRLVHEERMASGEPAPVFNSFLIKDSRLYYIKEREHLVSLVVS; this is encoded by the coding sequence ATGAACACTGAAGCTTCGGAGAATCGTCCGGCTCAGCCCGTAGCTGGAGCGCTGTGGTCGTGGCATGGGGGCCACGGTGCACTCATCTGGCAGCTGATGTTCAGCAGCGATGCGGTGATGGGCATCAAGCGGTTTCCGCAGGAGCGCAAGGCGACGTTTTTCTGCCTCGAATCCTTCACGGGTCGTATGTTGCGTGACGATTTCGTGCTGACTGCCGGGGATGAAAACGAGACCCCGGTTGGCGACGGCTGGATGATCGGGCTTGAAACGGTTCACGGCAGCCTGCTTTTCTGCCACGCCTATCAGCCGGGAAGCCCGGAGCATCAGGGCATCTGGGCGCTCGATCTTCTGGCAGGGCGCGTTGCCTGGAGTCGTCCCGATCTCACGTACACAGCCAATCTCGGCGATGCCTTTCTCGCTTACCGGTCAATCGTCTTTGCGGGTTTTCCCGAGCGCGACTACTACCTGCTCGATCCGCTGACGGGAGGCGAAATCGAGCATCTCGGCACGGCGCACGAGCGCCCGAACCAGCTCCGCGACGTGGCGGAGAGCGAAGAGGCGCGGCAGCGAATTCTGCTGCCCGGCCTCGCTTTCGACGAGCGTGGTCACGTCGAGCGCATCGGCCTCGGCGCGTCGTGCGTCACGGTGCATCACCGGATCGAAATCGGCGCGGAGGGCGCTGCCGGATGGAAAGCCACGCTCGCCGTCACCGAAGGTGACCGCCTTGTTCATGAAGAGCGCATGGCTTCCGGGGAACCGGCGCCGGTTTTCAACAGTTTTCTCATAAAGGACAGCCGGTTGTACTACATTAAAGAGAGAGAACACCTCGTTAGCCTCGTCGTCTCATGA
- a CDS encoding tyrosine-type recombinase/integrase — MKRSSPVRLPNKEVASCRWLDAFLEYLQSARNVSPRTVTAYTTDLIQFFEFLKDEAELDDLAAVDPELVEVLDVRHFMARLFDSAVKPRSIARKLASIKSYYRYLLDTGKIDRSLLSLVMTPRFDRKIPNFLSEDEASRLFDQLPLLVQESGGGEYERKAEVQKFELARDRAVLEVLYGCGLRLSEVTGLENTDIDLVHGFLKVTGKGRKQRIVPLGEPAAEALRNYFEVRRNFFRISKEGVGEASKVFVTAKGRQIYPMLVQRMTKRYLSPVTESAKKNPHMLRHTFATHMLNGGADLKSVSEMLGHSSLTTTELYTHVTFNRLREAYSKAHPRA; from the coding sequence ATGAAGAGAAGCTCTCCAGTGCGATTACCGAACAAGGAGGTCGCCAGTTGCCGCTGGCTCGATGCGTTTCTCGAGTATCTCCAGTCCGCCCGCAACGTCTCTCCCAGAACGGTGACAGCCTACACGACCGACCTGATACAGTTTTTTGAATTTCTGAAGGACGAAGCGGAACTCGATGATCTTGCTGCCGTTGATCCGGAGCTGGTCGAGGTGCTCGATGTGAGGCACTTCATGGCTCGCCTCTTCGACAGCGCTGTCAAGCCCCGCTCGATCGCCCGCAAGCTCGCCTCGATCAAAAGCTATTACCGCTATCTGCTCGATACCGGAAAGATCGATCGCTCGCTGCTTTCGTTGGTCATGACGCCCCGGTTTGACCGGAAAATACCCAATTTCCTTAGCGAAGACGAAGCGTCCCGGCTTTTTGACCAGCTTCCGCTTTTAGTTCAGGAGAGTGGGGGTGGGGAATATGAGCGGAAAGCCGAGGTGCAGAAATTCGAGCTGGCCAGAGACCGGGCGGTGCTCGAAGTGCTCTATGGCTGTGGTTTGCGCCTGTCTGAGGTGACCGGTCTGGAAAACACCGACATCGATCTTGTGCACGGATTTCTAAAAGTCACCGGAAAGGGGCGCAAACAGCGTATTGTGCCGCTTGGGGAGCCAGCCGCCGAGGCGCTCAGAAATTATTTTGAAGTCAGGCGAAACTTCTTTAGAATATCAAAAGAGGGTGTCGGTGAAGCATCGAAAGTCTTCGTAACGGCAAAAGGCAGACAGATTTATCCCATGCTTGTGCAGAGAATGACAAAGAGGTACCTCTCCCCGGTTACCGAATCGGCAAAGAAAAATCCCCACATGCTCCGGCACACATTTGCAACACACATGCTCAATGGCGGCGCAGACCTGAAAAGCGTCAGCGAGATGCTGGGTCACAGCAGTCTGACGACTACCGAGCTGTACACCCATGTGACATTCAACAGGCTGAGAGAGGCGTACTCCAAAGCGCATCCGAGGGCCTGA
- the hpf gene encoding ribosome hibernation-promoting factor, HPF/YfiA family, whose translation MTNSVTSDAVTVKVTLRHSNNHSSIEGYARDVASGLSRFYAGPLNCHVILDHQKNDHEQNKLAEITIHVPQHDFVARESAPTYEQAIDKCIDVLERQLKKLKEKQKNI comes from the coding sequence ATGACAAACTCAGTTACCAGTGATGCGGTTACCGTCAAGGTCACTCTTCGTCATTCCAACAATCATAGCAGCATAGAAGGCTACGCGCGCGATGTGGCTTCGGGACTTTCAAGGTTTTATGCCGGTCCGCTCAATTGTCATGTTATTCTCGATCATCAGAAAAATGATCACGAGCAGAACAAGCTGGCTGAAATCACCATTCATGTGCCACAGCACGATTTTGTAGCCAGAGAGTCGGCTCCGACCTATGAACAGGCGATAGACAAATGCATCGATGTTCTGGAACGGCAGCTCAAGAAACTGAAGGAAAAGCAGAAAAACATCTGA
- the hprK gene encoding HPr(Ser) kinase/phosphatase translates to MNFDQKGLRKRSITVAYFFEKIQERFDIKFRRVNSVDEQKRRISERDLHRPGLAIAGFTKLFTYKRVQILGNTETRYLNHLSLEQRWSAFTEFVKFRMPCIILTSNNKLDQELIDMATRAGIPVFATRCSSTKAIYLITDFLDEEFSLYQQYHGSMVDVYGVGVLLSGKSGLGKSEVALDLIERGHGLVADDVVVVKRRGETNVLVASRNNIIDHFMEIRGLGVVDVRQNFGIRAIRDSKEVQVVVELLEWSKESEYERLGLDQKMVKLLGVDLPLVQLPIFPGKNITAIIEVVALNFLLKHYAGYVPAEALTERIRNVINKERADVPAPSTSSEEYDDEND, encoded by the coding sequence ATGAATTTTGACCAGAAAGGCCTGAGAAAGCGATCGATCACGGTCGCCTATTTTTTTGAAAAAATACAGGAACGATTCGATATTAAGTTCAGGCGCGTCAACAGCGTCGATGAGCAGAAACGGCGTATTTCCGAGCGCGATCTCCATCGTCCCGGACTGGCTATCGCGGGCTTCACCAAACTGTTCACCTACAAACGGGTTCAGATTCTTGGCAATACCGAAACGCGTTACCTGAATCATCTTTCTCTGGAACAGCGGTGGTCAGCTTTCACCGAGTTCGTCAAGTTCAGAATGCCGTGTATCATTCTGACCAGTAACAACAAGCTCGATCAGGAACTGATCGACATGGCCACCCGCGCTGGGATTCCGGTGTTCGCCACCCGCTGCTCATCGACGAAAGCGATCTATCTCATCACCGATTTTCTTGATGAAGAATTTTCGCTCTACCAGCAATACCACGGATCGATGGTCGATGTGTATGGTGTTGGGGTGCTTCTGAGCGGCAAGAGCGGACTTGGCAAATCGGAGGTTGCGCTCGATCTTATCGAGCGTGGTCATGGACTGGTGGCCGACGACGTCGTGGTGGTCAAGCGTCGTGGTGAGACAAATGTATTGGTTGCATCGCGCAACAATATCATCGATCACTTTATGGAGATTCGTGGTCTTGGGGTCGTTGATGTTCGACAGAATTTCGGCATCCGGGCAATTCGTGATAGCAAAGAGGTACAGGTGGTGGTTGAGTTGCTCGAATGGAGCAAGGAGTCCGAATACGAGAGGCTCGGGCTCGACCAGAAAATGGTCAAACTGCTCGGCGTTGATCTGCCTCTGGTGCAGCTTCCGATTTTCCCCGGCAAGAACATCACGGCCATCATCGAGGTGGTGGCACTGAACTTCCTCCTGAAGCATTATGCAGGGTACGTACCCGCTGAGGCGCTGACTGAGAGAATCCGCAACGTTATCAACAAGGAGCGCGCCGACGTGCCCGCTCCGTCAACCAGTTCCGAAGAGTATGATGATGAAAACGACTAA
- a CDS encoding peptide-binding protein, whose product MMMKTTKRFFHLLSISLLAASTLLTACSKSGGKAGALSGAARDTTLVIGMLGDADYLNPVIGASLTSSEITGLIYPGLLQGEFNTKTGLLNYLALEKRLRPSSGPDEKSPKAALAKTWTMSPDHRSITYILRDDARWADGQPITSRDFKFAYQLYGNPVIASPRQQFLAELIGADKGAVDFDKAIETPNDTTLIFHFYKPVPEHLALFHTSLTPLPEHLWKNVKPEEFRESKLNQQPVGAGPYRLADWSKQQSLTLSSNVSCNLPKPGNIKRIIYRVIPDYTVRLAQLQTGDVDVVENIKPEDFAAVQKANPNVDIKTIGLRVYDYVGWQNIDGEYYNQTGKVRPHPLFGDALVRRALTMAIDRQSIIDGYLGDYGVLAKTDISPSLKWAYDDSIKPYGYDPAQAVKLLEQAGWLPGPDGIRQKNGKRFSFVLYTNAGNARRNYACTIIQQNLREIGIDCKIEMQESNVFFQNLQERKLGAWMAGWAIGLEVDPLDVWGSDLKKSRFNFPGYINPRIDQLCELAKNKMKTEDARPYWVEYQKILHEDQPVTFLYWIRETQGFSKRIQGAKLNISGTFYNIDDWTLKPSIAP is encoded by the coding sequence ATGATGATGAAAACGACTAAACGCTTCTTCCATCTCTTGTCGATTTCGCTGCTTGCGGCCTCAACCCTGCTGACGGCCTGCTCGAAGTCTGGCGGCAAAGCGGGCGCGCTTTCGGGCGCGGCCAGGGACACCACGCTGGTCATCGGAATGCTTGGCGATGCCGATTACCTCAACCCGGTTATCGGGGCGTCGCTCACGTCGAGCGAGATCACCGGGCTGATCTATCCGGGCCTCCTGCAGGGCGAGTTCAACACCAAAACCGGCCTGCTCAACTACCTTGCGCTCGAAAAGCGGTTGCGCCCCTCCTCCGGACCGGACGAGAAGTCCCCGAAGGCGGCGCTGGCCAAAACCTGGACGATGTCGCCTGACCATCGCTCCATTACCTACATTCTGCGTGACGACGCGAGGTGGGCTGATGGCCAGCCGATTACTTCGCGCGACTTCAAGTTCGCCTATCAGCTCTACGGTAATCCGGTGATCGCCAGTCCGCGCCAGCAGTTCCTTGCTGAGCTGATCGGAGCGGACAAGGGAGCGGTTGATTTCGACAAGGCGATCGAAACGCCGAACGATACCACGCTGATTTTCCATTTCTACAAGCCGGTGCCGGAGCATCTCGCGCTTTTCCACACCTCGTTGACGCCACTGCCGGAGCATCTCTGGAAGAATGTCAAGCCGGAGGAGTTTCGCGAGTCGAAGCTCAACCAGCAGCCGGTGGGCGCCGGCCCGTACCGCCTCGCCGATTGGAGCAAGCAGCAGTCGCTGACCCTTTCGTCGAACGTCTCCTGCAACCTGCCCAAGCCGGGCAACATCAAGCGCATCATCTACCGCGTGATTCCCGACTACACCGTCCGGCTGGCGCAGCTCCAGACGGGTGATGTCGATGTGGTCGAGAATATCAAGCCGGAGGATTTCGCCGCTGTGCAGAAGGCCAATCCGAATGTCGATATCAAGACCATCGGCCTGCGGGTTTACGATTATGTCGGTTGGCAGAATATCGACGGTGAATACTACAACCAGACCGGCAAGGTTCGTCCCCATCCGCTCTTCGGCGATGCGCTCGTGCGCCGGGCGCTGACCATGGCTATCGACCGCCAGTCCATCATCGACGGTTACCTCGGCGACTACGGCGTGCTGGCCAAAACCGATATTTCACCTTCGTTGAAATGGGCCTACGACGACTCGATCAAACCCTACGGTTATGATCCCGCCCAAGCCGTGAAGCTGCTCGAACAGGCGGGGTGGTTGCCTGGCCCGGACGGTATCCGCCAGAAGAACGGCAAACGTTTCAGCTTCGTGCTCTATACGAACGCCGGAAACGCCCGCAGGAACTACGCCTGTACGATTATCCAGCAAAACCTTCGCGAGATCGGTATCGACTGCAAGATCGAAATGCAGGAGTCCAACGTCTTTTTCCAGAACTTGCAGGAGCGCAAGCTCGGCGCGTGGATGGCGGGCTGGGCGATTGGCCTCGAAGTCGATCCGCTCGACGTGTGGGGTTCTGACCTGAAAAAGAGCCGCTTCAACTTCCCCGGCTACATCAATCCGAGAATCGACCAGCTTTGCGAGCTTGCCAAAAACAAGATGAAAACCGAGGATGCACGCCCTTACTGGGTCGAGTACCAGAAGATTCTGCACGAGGATCAGCCTGTCACCTTCCTCTACTGGATCAGGGAGACGCAAGGGTTCAGCAAGCGCATCCAGGGGGCGAAGCTCAATATTTCCGGTACTTTCTACAACATTGACGACTGGACGCTGAAACCGTCAATCGCGCCGTAA
- a CDS encoding ABC transporter permease, which translates to MLRYILKRLLIAVPLIFGVLTLTFFIIRLAPGDPAAFFIQPGISPNVAEQIRQQYGLNDPLPVQYVKWLGNVLHGDFGRSFSRAQQPVFDVIAEALPVTMTIAVLTLIANFVFGIIIGVISAVKQNSFLDRFLTVTALFFYSMPEFWLALMMIILFALKLPLFPVSGLNEVGAESYGVFGFIMDRIWHLALPVTVLSINGSAGIARYVRGSMLEVIRQDYIRTARAKGLSERVVILKHALRNALLPVVTLMGSSLPFIFSGALFIEVIFAFPGMGRVTVEAIFARDYPLIIANTFVSGTMIVFGNLLADVLYAVVDPRIKL; encoded by the coding sequence ATGCTCAGGTACATTCTCAAACGGCTGCTGATTGCCGTGCCGCTCATCTTCGGGGTGTTGACCCTGACCTTCTTTATCATCCGACTCGCGCCGGGCGATCCGGCGGCGTTTTTCATCCAGCCGGGCATCAGCCCCAACGTCGCCGAGCAGATCCGGCAGCAGTACGGCCTGAACGATCCACTGCCGGTGCAGTACGTAAAGTGGCTCGGCAACGTGCTGCACGGTGATTTCGGACGCAGTTTCAGCCGCGCGCAGCAGCCGGTGTTCGACGTGATTGCCGAGGCGTTGCCGGTGACGATGACCATCGCCGTGCTGACGCTCATTGCAAACTTCGTATTTGGTATCATCATCGGCGTTATCTCGGCGGTCAAACAGAACAGCTTCCTCGACCGCTTCCTGACGGTCACGGCGCTCTTCTTCTACTCGATGCCTGAGTTCTGGCTCGCCCTGATGATGATTATCCTCTTCGCGCTGAAGCTGCCGCTCTTCCCGGTTTCAGGCCTCAACGAGGTTGGCGCGGAGAGCTACGGTGTGTTCGGCTTCATCATGGATCGCATCTGGCACCTCGCGTTGCCGGTGACGGTGCTCAGCATCAACGGCTCGGCGGGCATCGCGCGGTACGTGCGCGGCAGTATGCTGGAGGTGATTCGGCAGGACTACATCCGCACGGCGCGGGCCAAGGGCCTCAGCGAGCGGGTGGTGATTCTCAAGCACGCCCTGCGCAATGCTCTTTTGCCGGTGGTGACGCTGATGGGCAGTTCCCTGCCGTTCATCTTCAGCGGTGCGCTCTTTATCGAGGTGATCTTCGCTTTCCCCGGCATGGGGCGCGTGACCGTCGAGGCGATCTTCGCCCGCGACTATCCGCTGATTATCGCCAACACCTTCGTCTCCGGCACGATGATCGTCTTCGGTAACCTCCTGGCTGACGTGCTCTACGCAGTGGTCGATCCGAGGATCAAACTGTGA